A region from the Linepithema humile isolate Giens D197 chromosome 1, Lhum_UNIL_v1.0, whole genome shotgun sequence genome encodes:
- the Prosap gene encoding SH3 and multiple ankyrin repeat domains protein 2 isoform X3, protein MEAGPKQQQQSPQQPQQQQQQQQQQQSQQPAQQQQQQNSPGSAGQPQGQAAIGPQGGPTQGGQGQQNAEDALAATENTPVDEGVLLARIHVPELYVSKCLQFPKDQLVWDVKQQCLASLPKELKESFNYGLFCPPVNGKAGKFLDEERRLGDYPFNGPVGYLELKYKRRVYKMLHLDEKQLKAMHTRTNLRRLLDYVQSSQVEKIAKMCSKGLDPNFHCQETGETPLTLATTLKKPSKVIIALVNGGALLDYRTKEGLTAMHRAVERNSLEAVKTLLELGASPNYKDTKGLTPLYYSVIYKTDPMLCETLLHDHATIGAQDLQGWQEVHQACRNNLVQHLDHLLFYGADMNARNASGNTPLHVCAVNNTDASCIRQLLFRGAQKDALNYANQTPYQVAVIAGNMELAEVIKNYQPEEVVPFKGPPRYNPKRRSVAFSGTTSMTMTTSCSASNLGTLTRIPSTEQHAAASSAGGGAAAGTLTRTVSVEQYSSITRVPSAEQYATAAAAAAAAAVSLSRVPSTEQPSYPTAAPSSGTLVRIVSEEKYAPPGAVLSRASSGERYDATLTRVPSTEQYPAAAAGLSRVPSTEQYPSTGQSTESSHHGSLGRVPSVESSRNDLPRIPSEQNGHRLTSEYQSPNSLRDPNARLPSAAENYSNLRMEGLTRLQEHRLELQHRLDMHRSQMEMPPSPSPSSRSLAPFSSASSSLSEGSNQPSGEDSASIVTDKSLGDTASDVISDSSGVGTSQSDTTNSLSIPGTTVVCVESYNSGITGHLTINQGDILEVTGATDCGLLEGILRGQGTGLFPAHCVQEVRLRHTNIPLGPQPARDPRNRVLGRRESQHKYFATAPRLKKPVTSEPRTVVLHRSRKGFGFVLRGAKATSPLMELTPSARYPALQYLDDVDQGGVADLAGLRKGDFLIQINGEDVTTASHEHVVDLIRKSGELVRMTVVSPVISLPNSQSAAALPTSQPIQRQYATLPRKGNNNVVIGGTLGRSPAPMPPRRDPKTTLSVGRARARSMVAGLEGGGERDDRDEIASTGAKSSSAESIHMPQQPSTGTNTGQNTPVQPRTASIRSRPTSSRITAAELEELFQRQQGSGAGGQYGSSMMSSSHFQTTGQSTKSHPSSPAKTGRVYASVAEMKRKGKSHSRVRFFGGLGGGSDLHRDFHSTPDLNVQAQSSAALVPKSHRSQEDVNALNGRNGLPPPNHPPPPPPVGQVVKVNVGANVPDVVTPASVYDNMAHIQQVKELAAATVEGAYGVMSSFRPSNSAKLYASPEDMKTVGYRSRSLPANRPHLRKSHSLRNTPSSTTFKPGTTGSQQSLNTSIGNMNNGNGNNQYAQPLKTNRSHSIAGIRERKKKTVVTTSSSITNLSSIASGANGTFAPPSSAPPIPEPDYSLSESENDDEDESDEDGESEIAKELEKAAAREKLEATRETSGNSNTSGSSSSGSGSLPHSFSVEEIQKVRTQLKSSKSHPNDFLLQTQQSLAEDGDNSSSGVSSDQDVPVGPPMGFDDTAMRNLANQESNQHLPSGGASLLTGVSPVEKEASQTKRPGYGGSGLLTRHAVSLAQLPPPIEADAEEQNNDLFVPPPPEFNAGPSAAGGQDQEVVVFAPPPQFCDNKQQQQQQQQQQQQAAAQNRVKIIGAIPKVAGNQVKASGGRLQ, encoded by the exons GAGCTGAAGGAGAGCTTCAATTACGGCCTGTTCTGCCCGCCGGTGAATGGAAAAGCCGGGAAATTCCTGGACGAGGAACGCCGTCTCGGCGATTATCCCTTCAATGGACCGGTCGGGTATCTGGAG cTCAAGTACAAGCGGCGGGTGTACAAAATGCTGCACTTGGATGAGAAACAGCTCAAGGCTATGCACACCAGGACGAATTTGCGAAGGTTACTGGATTACGTGCAGAGCAGTCAAGTTGAGAAGATCGCGAAGATGTGCAGCAAGGGACTGGATCCTAATTTCCACTGTCAGGAAACGGGAG AGACGCCGTTGACCTTGGCAACAACCCTGAAAAAACCTTCAAAAGTGATAATTGCATTGGTCAATGGCGGCGCTCTCCTCGACTATCGAACGAAGGAGGGTTTAACGGCGATGCACCGCGCTGTTGAGCGGAACAGTTTGGAGGCGGTGAAGACTCTTCTGGAGTTGGGTGCTAGTCCGAATTACAAGGACACGAAAGGCTTAACGCCGCTTTACTACAGTGTTATTTACAAGACCGATCCGATGCTCTGCGAGACATTGCTTCACGATCACGCGACGATAGGAGCGCAAGATCTGCAAGGCTGGCAGGAAGTTCATCAG GCATGTCGCAACAATCTGGTGCAGCATCTGGACCACCTGCTTTTCTACGGCGCTGACATGAACGCGCGCAACGCGTCCGGTAATACGCCGTTGCACGTGTGCGCGGTGAATAACACGGACGCCTCGTGCATACGTCAGCTACTCTTCAGGGGCGCGCAGAAGGACGCGCTGAACTACGCGAACCAGACGCCGTACCAAGTCGCCGTGATCGCCGGCAACATGGAGCTCGCCGAAGTCATCAAGAACTATCAGCCGGAGGAAGTCG TACCGTTTAAAGGGCCGCCACGCTACAACCCGAAGCGGCGCTCGGTGGCCTTCAGCGGCACCACctcgatgacgatgacgacgagcTGCTCGGCGAGTAATCTGGGCACCCTCACCAGGATACCGTCCACCGAACAGCACGCGGCGGCGTCTAGCGCCGGTGGTGGTGCCGCCGCCGGCACCCTCACCAGAACCGTCTCGGTGGAACAGTACTCGAGTATCACGCGGGTGCCGTCCGCCGAGCAGTACGCCaccgcggcggcggcggcggcggcggcggccgtGAGTCTGAGCCGAGTACCGTCCACGGAACAACCGTCGTATCCAACGGCCGCCCCGTCGTCCGGCACGCTCGTCCGGATCGTGTCCGAGGAGAAGTACGCGCCGCCCGGCGCCGTGTTGAGCAGAGCCTCGTCCGGCGAGCGGTACGACGCCACCCTGACCAGAGTACCGTCCACGGAGCAATACCCGGCCGCCGCGGCGGGCCTGAGCAGAGTACCGTCCACGGAACAGTATCCCTCCACCGGTCAGTCGACCGAGTCGAGCCACCACGGAAGCCTCGGCAGAGTACCGTCCGTAGAGTCGAGCCGAAACGACTTACCGAGAATACCGTCCGAACAGAACGGCCACCGACTGACGTCGGAGTACCAGAGTCCGAATTCCTTGAGAGATCCTAACGCGAG ATTGCCGAGCGCCGCGGAGAATTATTCAAACTTGAGAATGGAGGGTCTGACGAGGCTGCAAGAGCATCGGCTCGAGCTGCAGCACCGCCTCGATATGCACAGATCGCAGATGGAGatgccgccgtcgccgtcgccgagCAGCAGGAGCTTAGCGCCTTTCAGCTCGGCCAGCTCGAGCCTGTCCGAAGGCAGCAATCAACCGTCCGGCGAGGACTCGGCCAGCATCGTCACAG ACAAGAGCCTCGGCGACACGGCGTCCGACGTGATCAGCGACAGTTCCGGGGTGGGAACCTCGCAGTCTGACACGACCAATTCATTATCCATTCCCGGCACGACGGTGGTCTGCGTCGAGAGCTACAACAGCGGGATCACCGGCCACCTGACTATCAATCAAGGAGACATCCTTGAAG tcACCGGTGCCACCGACTGCGGCCTCCTGGAAGGAATCCTGCGCGGACAGGGTACCGGCCTGTTTCCCGCGCATTGTGTTCAAGAAGTCAGGTTGCGTCACACGAACATACCTCTCGGCCCGCAGCCCGCCAGAGACCCGCGAAACCGGGTTCTCGGCCGCCGAGAGTCGCAGCATAAATACTTCGCTACCGCGCCCAGATTAAAGAAACC tGTTACCTCGGAACCTCGCACCGTCGTCCTTCACCGTTCACGAAAGGGCTTCGGCTTCGTGTTGCGCGGCGCCAAAGCCACCTCGCCGTTGATGGAACTGACGCCGTCCGCCAGGTATCCCGCGTTACAATACCTGGACGATGTCGACCAAGGTGGCGTGGCCGATCTAGCGGGTCTCCGAAAAGGAGATTTTCTCATTCAA ATCAATGGCGAGGACGTAACGACGGCCTCCCACGAACACGTGGTCGATCTAATCAGGAAGTCGGGAGAGTTGGTGCGAATGACCGTGGTTTCGCCGGTGATCAGTCTTCCGAATTCCCAGTCGGCGGCCGCGCTGCCAACTAGTCAACCCATTCAGAGACAGTACGCGACCTTGCCGCGCAAGGGTAACAACAACGTGGTGATCGGCGGCACGCTCGGCAGATCTCCAGCTCCCATGCCACCGCGAAGAGACCCGAAGACTACGCTGAGCGTAGGTCGTGCGAGGGCGCGATCGATGGTAGCTGGATTAG AAGGCGGCGGCGAAAGGGACGATCGCGATGAGATCGCGTCGACCGGCGCGAAGTCGAGCAGCGCGGAATCGATTCACATGCCGCAGCAGCCGTCGACCGGAACGAACACCGGCCAGAACACCCCTGTGCAACCGAGAACGGCCAGTATTCGATCGCGTCCAACTTCCAGCAGGATCACCGCCGCGGAGCTCGAA GAACTATTTCAGCGGCAGCAGGGTAGTGGCGCCGGCGGCCAGTACGGCTCGTCCATGATGAGCTCCTCTCACTTTCAGACTACCGGTCAATCTACCAAGTCGCATCCGTCGTCGCCCGCTAAGACCGGCAGGGTGTACGCGAGCGTAGCGGAGATGAAGCGCAAGGGCAAA TCGCACTCGAGAGTACGCTTCTTCGGCGGCTTGGGCGGTGGTTCCGATCTCCACAGAGACTTCCACAGCACGCCGGATCTCAACGTGCAGGCGCAGTCGTCAGCCGCCCTTGTGCCCAAGAGCCACAGAAGCCAGGAGGACGTGAACGCCCTGAACGGGAGAAACGGGCTTCCACCGCCGAACCATCCGCCGCCGCCCCCGCCGGTCGGACAAGTCGTCAAAGTGAATGTCGGCGCCAATGTGCCGGACGTCGTTACGCCAGCCTCCGTTTACGACAACATGGCGCACATTCAGCAAGTGAAAG AACTCGCGGCGGCAACGGTGGAGGGTGCCTACGGAGTGATGTCGAGCTTCCGGCCGTCGAACAGCGCGAAGCTGTACGCCTCGCCGGAGGACATGAAGACCGTCGGCTACCGTTCGCGCAGTCTACCGGCGAATCGCCCGCATCTCAGGAAGTCCCACAGCTTGCGCAACACACCGAGCAGCACGACGTTCAAGCCCGGCACGACTGGCAGTCAGCAATCGTTGAACACCAGCATCGGCAATATGAACAACGGAAACGGTAACAATCAGTACGCGCAACCGTTGAAGACCAACAGGAGCCACAGCATAGCCGGTATtcgcgagagaaagaagaagaccGTCGTCACCACCAGCTCGTCCATCACGAATCTCTCGTCGATCGCGTCCGGCGCGAACGGAACATTCGCGCCGCCCTCCTCGGCGCCGCCGATCCCCGAGCCAGATTACAGTCTGTCGGAATCGGAgaacgacgacgaggacgagtCGGACGAGGACGGCGAATCGGAGATCGCGAAGGAGCTGGAGAAGGCGGCGGCGCGAGAAAAACTGGAAGCGACTCGGGAGACGTCCGGCAATTCGAATACATCCGGCTCGAGCTCGTCCGGCAGCGGCTCGCTGCCGCACTCGTTCAGCGTCGAGGAGATCCAGAAAGTACGCACGCAACTCAAATCCTCCAAGAGTCATCCGAATGATTTTCTGCTACAGACGCAACAGTCGCTCGCCGAGGACGGTGACAACAGCTCGAGCGGCGTCAGCTCGGACCAGGACGTGCCGGTGGGCCCGCCGATGGGCTTCGACGACACCGCCATGCGGAATCTGGCGAATCAAGAGAGCAATCAGCACTTGCCGTCGGGAGGCGCGTCACTGCTCACCGGCGTCAGTCCGGTTGAAAAGGAGGCCAGTCAGACGAAACGGCCGGGCTACGGCGGCAGCGGACTGCTCACCAGGCACGCAGTCAGCCTGGCGCAGCTGCCGCCGCCGATCGAAGCCGACGCCGAGGAGCAAAACAACGATTTGTTCGTACCTCCCCCGCCGGAGTTCAACGCCGGTCCATCCGCCGCCGGCGGCCAGGATCAGGAAGTGGTGGTGttcgcgccgccgccgcagtTCTGCGACAAcaagcagcagcagcagcagcagcagcagcagcagcagcaagcCGCTGCGCAGAACCGCGTCAAGATAATCGGCGCGATTCCCAAGGTTGCCGGGAACCAAGTGAAGGCGTCGGGCGGACGGTTGCAGTAA